The Inediibacterium massiliense genome has a segment encoding these proteins:
- a CDS encoding NifB/NifX family molybdenum-iron cluster-binding protein translates to MKICVSSLGKEKTSMMDDRFGRCQYFFIVDTQTNEEKVLENKGLTATQGAGIAAGQQIVDEKVDVLITGYIGPNAMKVLQGSDIKIYKGKGLAIQEEIDAFKKENLDEIKNPGPAHFGMKNQ, encoded by the coding sequence ATGAAAATCTGTGTTTCAAGCTTAGGAAAAGAAAAAACTTCTATGATGGATGATCGTTTTGGAAGATGTCAGTATTTTTTTATTGTAGATACACAAACAAATGAAGAAAAAGTTTTAGAAAACAAAGGATTAACAGCAACACAAGGTGCAGGAATTGCTGCAGGACAACAAATAGTGGATGAGAAAGTAGATGTACTTATTACTGGATATATAGGACCAAATGCTATGAAAGTATTACAAGGGTCTGATATAAAAATTTATAAAGGTAAAGGATTAGCTATACAAGAGGAAATAGATGCATTTAAAAAAGAAAACCTAGATGAAATCAAAAATCCAGGACCTGCTCACTTTGGAATGAAGAACCAGTAA
- a CDS encoding 4Fe-4S binding protein, whose translation MKIAVLSGKGGTGKTTVSVNLAKSMGWSYIDCDVEEPNGFIFLKPNIGKEMNVSIPVPKIDEQKCIHCNQCVNICQFHALAGTNNGVLVFEKLCHGCGACTLTCPVDAIKEEDRVIGKIEVGQDKEISCMRGVLNIGEPMATPIIKQLKKINKEQNTIIDCSPGSSCTVVSAIERVDYAILVTEPTEFGLHDLKIAIELMRQMDIPFGVIINRVDQQKDLIDDYCEKENINILGKIPFDKKVAVLYSKGKLLIEDVDYEKKFKEIGQKIREVCPCN comes from the coding sequence ATGAAAATTGCAGTACTTAGTGGAAAAGGTGGAACAGGAAAAACTACAGTTTCTGTAAATCTTGCAAAATCTATGGGATGGAGTTATATAGATTGTGATGTAGAAGAGCCTAATGGTTTTATCTTTTTAAAACCAAATATAGGTAAAGAGATGAATGTAAGTATTCCTGTTCCTAAAATAGATGAACAAAAATGTATTCATTGTAATCAATGTGTGAATATATGTCAATTTCATGCATTAGCAGGAACAAATAACGGGGTGTTGGTATTTGAAAAATTGTGCCATGGATGTGGTGCATGTACACTCACATGTCCTGTAGATGCCATAAAAGAAGAAGATAGGGTCATAGGAAAGATAGAGGTAGGACAAGATAAGGAGATATCTTGTATGAGAGGTGTTTTAAATATAGGAGAACCTATGGCTACACCTATCATAAAACAGTTAAAAAAGATAAACAAAGAACAAAATACAATTATAGATTGTTCTCCTGGAAGTTCTTGTACAGTCGTATCTGCTATTGAAAGAGTAGATTATGCTATATTGGTAACAGAACCTACGGAGTTTGGACTGCATGATTTAAAAATTGCTATAGAGCTTATGAGACAAATGGATATTCCTTTTGGAGTCATTATTAATCGAGTAGATCAGCAAAAAGATTTAATTGATGATTATTGTGAAAAAGAAAATATAAATATATTAGGCAAAATTCCTTTTGACAAAAAAGTGGCAGTATTATATTCAAAAGGGAAATTATTGATTGAAGATGTAGATTATGAGAAAAAGTTTAAAGAAATAGGTCAAAAAATTAGGGAGGTGTGCCCATGCAACTAG
- a CDS encoding ATP-binding protein, producing MQLVVISGKGGTGKTTVAAAFSYLSKESIKVDCDVDASNLHILLKGKDMDQDNFIGAKLAHIDEDKCVQCGECARVCRFDAISNFSIDPLKCEGCAACKVVCKFDAICLEDEITGQTMITDTDHGILSRAEMIVGAEGSGKLVTEVRKKAMEYKKNDEWIILDGTPGVGCAVMASITGCDIALIVVEPSQSGVEDFLRVYELTKFFGVKPYVCINKYDINEEISNEIQRFCKEEKIDLIGKIPFDPMVKEAVNQLKPIVSIRGSIAGEEIKKIWNVLNEKYKEAL from the coding sequence ATGCAACTAGTTGTTATAAGTGGAAAAGGTGGAACAGGAAAAACTACAGTTGCAGCAGCATTTTCCTATCTCAGCAAAGAAAGTATAAAAGTAGATTGTGATGTAGATGCATCTAACCTTCATATTTTATTAAAAGGAAAAGATATGGATCAGGATAATTTTATTGGAGCAAAATTAGCTCATATTGATGAAGATAAATGTGTGCAATGTGGAGAATGTGCACGTGTATGCAGGTTTGATGCCATTTCTAATTTTTCCATAGATCCACTAAAATGTGAAGGATGTGCTGCTTGTAAAGTAGTATGTAAATTTGATGCCATTTGTCTAGAAGATGAAATTACAGGACAGACAATGATTACGGATACAGACCATGGCATTTTATCTAGAGCAGAAATGATTGTAGGAGCAGAAGGCTCTGGAAAATTAGTAACAGAAGTAAGAAAAAAAGCTATGGAATATAAAAAAAATGATGAATGGATCATACTAGATGGAACACCAGGAGTAGGGTGTGCTGTAATGGCATCTATTACAGGATGTGATATAGCTTTGATTGTAGTAGAACCATCCCAATCTGGAGTGGAAGATTTTCTAAGAGTATATGAATTAACTAAATTTTTTGGAGTAAAGCCATATGTCTGTATCAATAAATATGATATTAATGAAGAGATATCTAATGAAATACAGAGATTTTGCAAGGAAGAAAAAATTGATTTGATAGGGAAAATACCATTTGATCCTATGGTAAAAGAAGCTGTCAATCAATTAAAACCAATTGTAAGTATAAGGGGAAGTATAGCAGGAGAAGAAATTAAAAAAATATGGAATGTATTGAATGAAAAATATAAGGAGGCGTTGTAA
- a CDS encoding NifB/NifX family molybdenum-iron cluster-binding protein, translating to MKIAIAKEGSFVSGHFGHCEGFEVFEVDNQEIKERKFIENPGHRPGFLPVFLSEKGVNVIIAGGMGATAQDLFKENNISVIVGAQGKLEDVMHAYINNQLKSTNSVCTEHEHAGECEEH from the coding sequence ATGAAAATTGCTATTGCGAAAGAAGGAAGCTTTGTATCAGGACACTTTGGACATTGTGAAGGATTTGAAGTATTTGAGGTGGACAATCAAGAAATTAAAGAAAGAAAATTTATAGAAAATCCAGGACATAGACCAGGTTTTTTACCAGTATTTCTATCTGAAAAAGGAGTAAATGTAATTATTGCTGGAGGAATGGGTGCTACAGCACAAGATTTATTTAAGGAAAATAATATTTCAGTTATTGTAGGAGCACAAGGGAAACTTGAAGATGTAATGCATGCTTATATAAATAATCAGTTAAAATCTACAAACAGTGTATGTACAGAGCATGAACATGCAGGAGAATGTGAAGAACACTAG
- a CDS encoding YibE/F family protein: MKKILRMSIFIYLFLSFIFFNFSYGNSIYSTSQIRCRGMITQIQKSTQNGGNIYTIEAKLKEDPYKDQLITFTHIPIEGTSSNVVLKKGMPIIINLQLSDGQVTQANFFDIDRRNSLKILGLTFLILLVIFGGLKGVRAAFSLIFTLLSIIFCLIPLILKEFNPILAAIITSSIAIFINFILISGFSKKSFCAIVSTIGGTIIAGLFAFYFGNLMALTGISDEYIQAFIGYTDLSIDYRGLLFSGVIIGTIGAVMDISMSITSFIFEIKEKYPKTSSSSLLKSGINVGKDIMSTMANTLILAYAGTSLPLFLFFTTMNVPFLDAVNMEFIAEEIFRSLCGSIGLILTIPLSSFIAAIKA; this comes from the coding sequence ATGAAAAAAATATTAAGAATGTCTATTTTTATCTATTTATTCCTATCTTTTATTTTCTTCAATTTTAGCTATGGAAATTCTATCTATTCTACATCACAAATTCGATGTAGAGGAATGATCACTCAAATCCAAAAATCTACTCAAAATGGCGGTAATATATATACAATTGAAGCCAAATTAAAAGAAGATCCCTATAAAGATCAGCTCATCACCTTTACACATATACCTATAGAAGGAACTTCGTCTAATGTAGTTTTAAAAAAAGGAATGCCTATTATTATAAATTTACAATTGTCAGATGGACAAGTTACTCAAGCTAACTTTTTTGATATAGATCGAAGAAATTCACTCAAAATACTAGGCCTAACTTTTTTGATTTTATTAGTTATTTTTGGAGGACTTAAGGGAGTTCGTGCTGCTTTTTCTCTTATTTTCACTTTATTATCTATTATATTTTGTTTGATTCCTTTAATACTTAAAGAATTCAACCCTATTCTAGCCGCCATCATTACTTCTTCTATAGCCATATTTATAAACTTTATACTTATAAGTGGTTTTAGCAAAAAAAGTTTTTGTGCTATTGTATCTACAATAGGCGGAACTATTATAGCAGGCTTATTTGCATTTTATTTTGGAAATCTTATGGCCCTAACTGGTATATCTGACGAATATATACAAGCCTTTATTGGTTATACAGATTTATCTATAGATTATCGTGGTTTATTATTTAGTGGGGTAATCATAGGTACTATTGGAGCAGTTATGGATATTAGCATGTCTATTACTTCTTTTATTTTTGAAATCAAAGAAAAATATCCAAAAACTTCATCCTCTTCTTTATTAAAATCTGGTATAAACGTTGGAAAAGATATTATGTCTACTATGGCAAATACATTAATTTTAGCTTATGCTGGTACTTCTTTGCCTCTATTTCTTTTTTTTACTACCATGAATGTTCCTTTTTTAGATGCTGTAAATATGGAATTTATAGCTGAAGAAATATTTCGTTCCTTATGTGGCAGTATTGGCCTTATTTTAACCATTCCCTTAAGTTCTTTCATCGCTGCTATTAAAGCATAG